A single window of uncultured Pseudodesulfovibrio sp. DNA harbors:
- a CDS encoding TraR/DksA C4-type zinc finger protein, translating to MTDAQKQEFKVFAQAEIEALKAEIPRLKELLKPVAPDNAIGRISRMDNIVNQSVAEAQLSKSKVRLVRLKEALKRVDEDEDFGLCAECEEPIPMARLKAMPETAFCVECAE from the coding sequence ATGACTGATGCGCAGAAGCAGGAATTTAAGGTGTTTGCTCAGGCAGAAATCGAAGCCTTGAAGGCGGAGATCCCCCGACTCAAGGAATTGCTCAAGCCTGTAGCACCGGACAATGCTATCGGGCGCATTTCCCGTATGGATAATATAGTTAATCAGTCCGTGGCCGAAGCTCAACTCTCAAAGAGCAAGGTCCGGTTGGTTCGCTTGAAGGAAGCCTTGAAGCGAGTGGATGAAGACGAAGATTTTGGACTGTGTGCAGAATGCGAGGAGCCAATCCCTATGGCTCGGCTCAAAGCCATGCCTGAAACAGCATTTTGCGTGGAGTGCGCAGAGTAA
- a CDS encoding 4Fe-4S binding protein, with translation MKNISPIRFRLIVQTTFTLFCIYVGFRFAAFLAWANGLSNTFVPKPGAVEGFLPISALLGFRRFITTGEWDSIHPAGLSIFIAALLMAFLFRKGFCGYVCPIGFVSSLLERAGRKLNISTTPPKWINIPLTGIKYLLLGGFCFAIFSMDARSLEAFITGPYNMVSDAKMLAFFTSPSALSLTVIGVLAILSLVVRNFWCRYLCPYGALLGLLAWIGPTHVKRNTTTCIDCGKCTAHCPAGIKVQDKKVVRSPECIGCAQCIAECPVNDCLSLSVAGRKAIPWLTVGIGSVALLLLIWAWAKATGHWDSEMPSFMLKRIYTMAFGA, from the coding sequence ATGAAAAATATTTCTCCGATTCGTTTCCGTCTTATTGTTCAGACCACATTCACACTCTTTTGCATCTATGTCGGATTCCGCTTTGCCGCCTTCCTCGCATGGGCAAACGGATTGTCTAACACTTTTGTCCCCAAACCGGGTGCCGTGGAAGGATTCCTGCCCATCAGTGCTCTGCTCGGCTTTCGCCGATTCATAACCACTGGTGAATGGGACAGCATCCATCCAGCAGGATTATCCATCTTCATCGCGGCCTTGCTCATGGCTTTTCTTTTCCGCAAGGGATTCTGTGGTTATGTCTGCCCCATTGGTTTTGTTTCCAGCCTCCTTGAGCGGGCCGGACGCAAACTGAACATTTCCACGACTCCGCCCAAATGGATCAACATACCGTTGACCGGTATTAAATATCTGCTGCTCGGCGGATTCTGCTTTGCCATATTCTCCATGGATGCCCGCTCGCTGGAGGCATTCATCACAGGGCCGTACAACATGGTGTCCGATGCGAAAATGCTCGCATTCTTCACCAGTCCATCCGCCCTGTCACTGACCGTCATCGGGGTGCTTGCCATACTGAGCCTTGTTGTCCGCAACTTCTGGTGCCGTTACCTCTGTCCATATGGCGCACTACTCGGCCTGTTGGCATGGATCGGCCCGACCCACGTCAAACGGAACACCACCACCTGTATTGATTGCGGAAAATGCACGGCTCATTGCCCAGCCGGAATCAAAGTTCAAGACAAGAAAGTAGTTCGGTCGCCGGAATGTATTGGTTGTGCACAATGCATAGCAGAATGCCCCGTGAACGACTGCCTTTCGCTCTCCGTGGCTGGCCGTAAGGCCATTCCATGGCTAACCGTGGGTATCGGTTCCGTGGCTCTTCTATTGCTGATCTGGGCGTGGGCAAAGGCCACCGGGCACTGGGACAGCGAAATGCCGTCCTTCATGCTCAAACGAATTTATACCATGGCCTTTGGAGCATAA